From Marmota flaviventris isolate mMarFla1 chromosome X, mMarFla1.hap1, whole genome shotgun sequence, the proteins below share one genomic window:
- the Dgat2l6 gene encoding diacylglycerol O-acyltransferase 2-like protein 6: MTFFSRQNLQEGLRTLSVMQWIPIYLILGSISIISIPYFMVFTRFWYLAVLALAWLAYDWNTHSQGGRRSAWVRNWTLWMYFQNYFPVKLVKTHDLSPKHNYIIGSHPHGIFSYGVFINFATEASGFARIFPSITPFLGTLEGIFWIPIVREYVMSMGICPVSELALEYLLTKKGSGNAVTIVVGGAAEALLCRPGASTILLKNRKGFVKLALKTGAYLVPSYSFGENEVHNQETFPEGTWLRFFQKIIQGALKKALGINLCTFHGRGLTHGSWGLLPFNRPINTVVGEPLPIPKIKMPNKETVDEYHALYISALRKLFDQHKVEYGLPETQELTII, translated from the exons GATCTATTTCCATTATCAGTATACCCTACTTCATGGTGTTCACTAGATTCTGGTACTTGGCTGTGCTCGCTTTAGCCTGGCTTGCTTATGATTGGAATACTCACAGTCAAG GTGGTAGGCGTTCAGCTTGGGTACGAAACTGGACCCTCTGGATGTATTTCCAAAATTACTTCCCAGTAAAG CTGGTGAAGACACATGACCTTTCTCCCAAACACAACTACATCATTGGCAGCCACCCCCATGGAATTTTCTCTTATGGTGTCTTCATCAACTTTGCCACTGAGGCCAGTGGTTTTGCTCGGATTTTCCCATCCATCACTCCCTTTTTAGGGACCTTGGAAGGGATCTTCTGGATCCCAATTGTGCGAGAATATGTAATGTCAATGG GTATATGCCCAGTGAGTGAGTTGGCCCTGGAGTACTTGCTGACCAAGAAAGGCTCAGGAAATGCTGTGACTATTGTGGTGGGTGGAGCTGCAGAAGCCCTCTTGTGCCGCCCAGGAGCCTCCACCATCTTGCTAAAAAATCGCAAAGGTTTTGTGAAATTGGCTCTGAAGACAGG GGCATACCTTGTCCCTTCCTATTCCTTCGGTGAGAATGAAGTTCACAATCAGGAGACGTTCCCTGAAGGCACATGGTTAAGGTTCTTTCAAAAAATCATCCAGGGAGCATTAAAAAAAGCCCTGGGAATAAATTTGTGTACCTTCCATGGCCGGGGCCTCACTCATGGATCCTGGGGCTTATTGCCTTTCAATCGGCCCATTAACACTGTTG TTGGGGAACCCCTGCCAATTCCCAAGATTAAAATGCCCAACAAGGAGACTGTGGACGAGTACCATGCACTCTACATCAGTGCCCTGCGCAAGTTGTTTGACCAACACAAAGTTGAATATGGCCTTCCTGAGACCCAGGAGTTGACAATCATATAA